CGCTGACATTTCCATATCAGCGGGAGTGAATACATACTGCTTTACCAGCGCAGAAAAGGATGTATCGGTAACTGACATGATCGGGCGCGAAGCCCAGGAAAACAGCACCGGGTTGTAGGAAAAGTGTGAACCGGGCACCCCGATGGCCGTGTGGGACAATAAATTTCTAAGCGTATGATTTGGGGAATCGCACAGAAGTCCTTTGGCGAGGGTCGTGGGCTGCCGGCTGAAGCCGGTACAGAACTCTCCCCACTCGCTGTATTCGACAAGCGGCCGATCCAGGTCGATTTTACCTGTCTCGACGAGATGAAGTGCGACAACAGCCGATAGTGGTTTGGCAACTGACGCGATGTCGTAAGGAGTCTCCGCTGTGGCTGGAATGGCTTTTTCAGCATTAGCGTAGCCCAGACCCGTCGCGAGAACGATCGACTGGTCTTTCACCACTGCAACTGAAAGCCCCGGAATATGCGCTTTTTTCCGGATCACATCGAGCTTTTGCACAAAAGCAGCGATATCATAAGGTTTCGAATTGTCATGCGCAGCATGCGGCTCAGCGGAAAAGCTTGATGACGCCGCTATTAGAAGCGAAAATAAAATAAGATTTTTCACAGGATTATTTCCTCTCGAGGAAAAATTGTTATTGGCCGATTATTAAAGACTCCACAGCTGTCGATTAATATCAATAGTGAGCCGAATTCAGACCTGCCGGCGCCTCAACGACATAGACCGACTGACTAGCCACATTTGATCATTAAAATCATGTCGCCGACGAGTTTTATACAACATTTCTATGTAGCCAAAGATGTCTCTGCGGACTACATCCGAGTCAGGTAGATTTTCCGCTTGATTCGCTCCCGCTTCAGCAGCTGGAAAAAGCGTTCCTCCACAGCGTTATCGCGGCATTTTTCTCGACAACTAACACTGCCTTCCAACCCCACCGGCTTTTATGAGGGCCTGCCAGTCCTGACTTATATGCTGACTGCCTTGATCTGAGCGCACTGTGACCTTTGATTTTGGGTTCCGATTCCATACCGCCACCAGGAGCGCGTCCCGGACCAGTTGCTTTGCCATTTGTGACGGCATCGACCAACCGATTACTCGCCTTGAGATCGAGTCGACCACGACGGCTAGATATACGGGTACAGATGTAGGTGATATCTTTCACTCACGCATCGTTCGGTGAGTCGGCGTTAAATTCGCTCTGCAACCGATTTGGGGTGACCGCATCTCGGCGTCAGAATTTATGCCTCGGTCTGCTGCCGACTAATTGTGTCATGATCACTGCCAGCTTCATCAATCGGTCAACTCGATTATGACCGCAATTTCAACCACGCTTCCGGAGGTCCCTGAAGATCTTTCGGTAGCCGTACACGGCGCCGGAGTCCAGCCAGAACTGCTTGATCAGCCCGTTTTCCTCCCGGGCTCGCTCCGACAGGGGACGGTCGCGCCACACATAGAATTCGCTGTGATGTACTTCCAGCTGGCAACAAACCCGCCGGATCGGCCATTGGTTGCCGTGATCCAGAATAAAGAATTTCTGGAAAATACTGT
This region of Microbulbifer sp. SAOS-129_SWC genomic DNA includes:
- a CDS encoding serine hydrolase domain-containing protein, with the translated sequence MKNLILFSLLIAASSSFSAEPHAAHDNSKPYDIAAFVQKLDVIRKKAHIPGLSVAVVKDQSIVLATGLGYANAEKAIPATAETPYDIASVAKPLSAVVALHLVETGKIDLDRPLVEYSEWGEFCTGFSRQPTTLAKGLLCDSPNHTLRNLLSHTAIGVPGSHFSYNPVLFSWASRPIMSVTDTSFSALVKQYVFTPADMEMSARKYRDLPLRADLAREQAQPYQVSDSGAISRAGERPPQGDGAAGGVVSTALDLAKFDIALDRGQLISEASRKKMMTPTRLNNGEAAPYGLGWFIQKYKGHTLVWHSGWWDDAYSALYLKVPDMNVSFIVLANSEGVWWDNPPERAEVERSQFAQAFLSAFVTSSSKTLL